In Microvirga lotononidis, a single genomic region encodes these proteins:
- a CDS encoding helix-turn-helix domain-containing protein, which produces MQDRIEVNHYGSRFRDHWKVREGTLVSTSLPKSTGVTIARVTAGANYGLVQPVPAQDGFALSLELKNFERGELWLDGRKRKQEQLWENYSVFYDLRHDVEAHLEDPFDFIQFHVTRAFLDELAGNHGVSPIGDLTFQTGTGVDDPIIASLSKILLPALDRSHEVSLLFVDHITMALCAHISQQYGGGFAPLEADRGGLAPRQLRRAQELIDSSLTGDISMSEIAQQCMLTPSYFSRQFKRSTGLTPVQWLQRRRVETAKAMLCDPKLSLADIAVACGFADQSHLTRVFGQLTGSTPKAWRKQASL; this is translated from the coding sequence ATGCAGGACAGGATTGAGGTCAACCACTACGGCTCCCGCTTCAGGGACCATTGGAAGGTCCGTGAAGGAACCTTGGTCTCAACGTCCTTGCCGAAGTCGACAGGCGTGACGATCGCCAGGGTTACCGCCGGGGCGAATTACGGTCTCGTCCAACCTGTTCCCGCCCAAGACGGATTTGCACTATCACTCGAACTCAAGAACTTCGAACGAGGAGAACTTTGGCTCGATGGGCGCAAGCGCAAGCAGGAGCAGCTATGGGAAAATTACAGTGTCTTCTATGATCTGCGGCATGACGTCGAGGCCCATCTAGAAGATCCGTTTGATTTCATCCAATTCCACGTCACGCGGGCCTTCCTGGACGAGCTAGCGGGCAACCACGGCGTCTCCCCAATCGGAGACTTGACCTTTCAGACAGGCACTGGCGTCGACGATCCCATTATCGCAAGCCTCAGCAAGATCCTCTTGCCTGCTCTCGACAGGTCGCACGAAGTGAGCCTTCTGTTCGTGGATCACATCACCATGGCGCTCTGTGCTCACATCAGTCAACAGTACGGGGGGGGCTTTGCGCCGTTGGAGGCCGATCGTGGAGGGCTCGCTCCACGGCAGCTCCGCCGGGCACAAGAGCTCATCGACAGCAGTCTCACCGGTGATATCTCTATGTCAGAGATCGCGCAGCAATGTATGCTGACGCCGAGCTATTTCAGTCGGCAGTTCAAGCGTTCGACCGGTTTAACGCCTGTTCAATGGCTGCAGAGACGCCGCGTAGAGACAGCGAAAGCCATGTTGTGTGATCCGAAGCTCTCGCTTGCGGATATCGCTGTGGCCTGTGGCTTTGCGGATCAAAGCCATCTTACCCGCGTTTTCGGCCAGCTAACGGGCTCAACCCCGAAGGCTTGGCGCAAACAAGCTAGCCTTTAG
- the ligD gene encoding DNA ligase D, whose product MVAVPPRLKTRKAPSRSRATTKRASGSLATYRAKRDFSITSEPKAARAKSQGNRFVVQKHDARRLHYDLRLELDGVLKSWAVTRGPSLVPGERRLSVHTEDHPLKYIDFEGVIPAGQYGGGTMIVWDQGRWIPEGDPHADYARGRLTFTLEGDRLKGKWHLVRTRGKPGEKNEQWLLLKSDDEAARTSEDPDILAQETTSLKSGRSIEELAAQGAIRVDHAAREKVARSKPQKSRRPLKVKGAKKGILPAFVEPALAQLVESAPRGGTWLHEIKLDGYRMQARIDAGQVQLLTRKGLDWTAKFKPIANALKELKIPSALLDGEIVVEDEAGVASFSALQQELKGGKGERFVYYVFDLLYLDGEDLRKATLADRKAVLRLLLDDLPQGGAIRFSEHLEEDGATLVRHACRMGLEGIISKRADQPYRSGRGDDWVKSKCTQRQELVIAGYLPSSASKKAVGSLVMGVYEAGKLIPVGRVGTGFTSEVAGALYKTLTSIEIKASPFAKKLPATASRGVKWVNPELVAEVEFRGWTHDGMIRQGSFQGLREDKDPRDVVRETTVQGSRDTSPGAAILEKAHLTHPDRVLWEDEGITKLGLAEFYTEISDWILPHIVNRPLSLLRCPGGSQKECFFQKHAWAGLDEDLIQRVRVGEDEAVAIQDLSGLFALVQAGVLEIHPWGSTLKNPEKPDRLVFDLDPGEGVSWDGVVQGAIDVRDHLQGISLESFVKTSGGKGLHVVVPLRPKASWEEAKEFADSVAAAMTKASPALYTDTMAKRARTGRIFIDYLRNGRGATAVAPYSTRARAGAPVSTPVTWEELSTIRSGNQYRISNLAARLLHLQDDPWGEFGNIDQVIPKSGTRS is encoded by the coding sequence ATGGTCGCGGTCCCACCTCGTCTGAAAACCAGGAAGGCCCCGTCGCGAAGCCGGGCCACCACGAAAAGAGCCTCCGGTTCGCTCGCCACCTACCGGGCGAAACGCGACTTCTCTATCACGAGCGAACCCAAGGCGGCGAGAGCCAAGTCCCAGGGCAACCGCTTTGTGGTGCAGAAACATGATGCTCGCCGCTTGCACTATGACCTGCGGCTGGAGCTTGATGGGGTTCTCAAAAGCTGGGCGGTGACGAGAGGACCGAGCCTGGTCCCGGGCGAGAGGCGCCTCTCGGTGCATACCGAGGATCATCCCCTGAAGTACATCGATTTCGAGGGCGTCATTCCGGCTGGCCAGTATGGCGGCGGGACGATGATCGTCTGGGATCAGGGCCGCTGGATTCCGGAAGGCGATCCGCATGCCGATTATGCCCGTGGTCGTTTGACGTTCACCCTTGAGGGCGACCGTCTCAAGGGCAAGTGGCACCTCGTGCGGACCCGCGGCAAACCGGGCGAGAAGAATGAGCAGTGGCTGCTGCTCAAGTCCGACGATGAGGCTGCTCGGACCAGTGAAGATCCGGACATTTTGGCGCAGGAGACGACTTCGCTCAAATCAGGCCGGAGCATTGAGGAACTGGCTGCCCAGGGCGCCATCCGGGTCGATCATGCTGCACGCGAAAAGGTGGCCAGATCCAAGCCGCAGAAATCGCGACGACCCTTGAAGGTCAAAGGTGCAAAGAAGGGTATTCTGCCAGCCTTTGTCGAACCGGCATTGGCACAATTGGTTGAGAGTGCCCCAAGAGGTGGCACCTGGCTTCACGAGATCAAGCTCGATGGCTATCGCATGCAGGCCCGCATCGATGCAGGCCAGGTCCAACTTCTGACCCGCAAGGGCCTCGACTGGACTGCGAAGTTCAAACCAATCGCAAATGCCCTCAAAGAATTGAAGATCCCCTCAGCATTGCTTGACGGCGAAATCGTCGTGGAGGATGAGGCAGGTGTAGCAAGCTTCTCGGCGCTCCAGCAGGAGCTAAAGGGCGGGAAAGGCGAGCGCTTCGTCTACTATGTCTTCGATCTGCTTTATCTCGACGGAGAGGACCTGAGGAAGGCGACACTGGCAGACCGCAAGGCGGTCTTGCGGCTCCTGCTTGATGACCTGCCTCAGGGTGGCGCCATCCGCTTCAGTGAACATCTTGAGGAGGATGGCGCAACTCTCGTGCGGCACGCGTGCCGGATGGGTCTGGAGGGGATCATCTCCAAGCGCGCCGATCAGCCCTACAGATCGGGACGAGGCGACGACTGGGTCAAGTCGAAGTGCACGCAGCGCCAGGAACTGGTGATCGCCGGCTACCTGCCATCAAGCGCGAGCAAGAAGGCTGTGGGCTCGCTCGTCATGGGGGTCTATGAGGCTGGCAAGCTTATCCCTGTCGGTCGCGTCGGCACCGGCTTCACATCGGAGGTCGCGGGCGCACTCTACAAGACCCTCACGTCGATCGAGATCAAGGCCTCGCCCTTTGCCAAGAAGCTCCCTGCCACCGCAAGCCGTGGGGTGAAATGGGTGAACCCGGAACTGGTTGCTGAGGTGGAGTTCCGCGGGTGGACCCATGACGGCATGATCCGGCAAGGCTCCTTCCAAGGGCTGCGCGAGGACAAGGATCCGCGGGACGTCGTGCGGGAGACAACAGTGCAGGGCTCTCGCGACACAAGCCCTGGTGCTGCGATCCTTGAGAAGGCCCATCTCACGCATCCAGACCGCGTGCTGTGGGAGGACGAAGGGATCACCAAGCTCGGGCTCGCAGAGTTCTATACGGAGATCTCCGATTGGATCCTGCCGCACATCGTGAACCGGCCGCTGTCGCTCCTGCGCTGCCCAGGCGGATCGCAGAAGGAGTGCTTTTTCCAGAAGCACGCCTGGGCGGGCCTTGATGAGGACCTGATCCAGCGGGTCCGCGTCGGAGAGGATGAGGCTGTTGCGATCCAGGATCTGTCCGGGCTTTTCGCCTTGGTGCAAGCCGGCGTTCTTGAGATTCACCCATGGGGCTCAACGCTGAAGAACCCGGAGAAACCCGATCGGCTTGTCTTCGACCTGGATCCAGGGGAGGGCGTCAGCTGGGATGGGGTCGTACAAGGCGCAATCGACGTGCGTGATCATCTGCAGGGTATTAGCCTTGAGAGCTTCGTCAAAACCTCTGGAGGCAAAGGTCTGCACGTTGTCGTGCCGCTCCGCCCAAAAGCTTCCTGGGAGGAGGCCAAAGAGTTCGCTGATAGCGTCGCAGCAGCCATGACGAAGGCAAGCCCGGCTCTCTACACGGATACTATGGCGAAGCGGGCCAGGACGGGCCGGATCTTCATCGATTACCTGCGGAATGGGCGGGGGGCGACAGCCGTGGCGCCCTATTCTACCCGAGCCAGGGCTGGCGCTCCGGTGTCCACGCCAGTGACGTGGGAGGAACTGTCGACGATCCGCAGCGGCAATCAATATCGAATCAGCAATCTGGCCGCGCGCTTGCTTCATCTTCAGGATGACCCTTGGGGCGAGTTTGGAAACATCGACCAAGTGATCCCGAAATCCGGGACACGTTCTTAG